The following nucleotide sequence is from Populus trichocarpa isolate Nisqually-1 chromosome 11, P.trichocarpa_v4.1, whole genome shotgun sequence.
tccacctccacgtcagtccatccgcattcgtaagtccacaaaactaccagattttgcttattcttgttattcttcatcatttacttcctttttagcttctattcattatctctttgagccctcttcctataaagaggcaattcttaatccgctttggcagcaagctatggatgaggaactttctgctttgcataagacagatacttgggatctggttcctctacctcctggtaagagtgttgttggttgtcgttgggtgtataagatcaagactaattctgatgggtctattgagcgatacaaagctaggctggttgcaaaaggatactctcaacagtatggtatggactatgaggagacatttgccccggttgccaaaatgactactattcgtactcttattgtcgtagcttcgattcgtcagtggcatatttctcagcttgatgttaaaaatgcattcttgaatggagatcttcaagaagaagtttatatggcaccccctcctggtatttcacatgactctggatatgtttataagcttaagaaagcattatatggtctcaaacaagcacctcgtgcttggtttgagaaattctctattgtgatctcgtctcttggctttgtttctagcagtcatgattctgctctttttattaagtgcactgatgcaggtcgtatcattctgtctttatatgttgatgacatgattattactggtgatgatattgatggtatttcagttttgaagacagagttggctagacgatttgaaatgaaggatttgggttatcttcgatatttcctgggtattgaggtagcatactcacctagaggttaccttctttctcagtcgaaatatgttgcagatattcttgagcgggctagacttactgataacaagactgtagatactcctattgaggtCAACGCgaggtactcttcttctgatggtttacctttgatagatcctactttataccgtactattgttgggagtttggtatatctcaccattactcgtccagatattgcatatgctgttcatgttgttagtcagtttgttgcttctcctactactgttcactgggcagctgttcttcgtattttgcgatatcttcggggtacagtttttcagagtctgttactttcatccacctcttccttggagttgcgtgcatactctgatgctgatcatggtagtgatcccacagatcgcaagtctgttaccgggttctgtatctttttaggtgattctcttatttcttggaagagcaagaaacaatctattgtttctcaatcatccaccgaagcagaatatcgtgccatggcatctactaccaaagagattgtttggctacgttggttacttgctgatatgggaatttccttttctcatcctactcctatgtattgtgacaatcagagttctattcagattgctcataactcggtttttcatgagcgcactaagcacattgagatcgattgtcatcttactcgtcatcatctcaaacatggcaccattgctttgccttttgttccttcttccttgcagattgcagatttctttaccaaggcgcattccatctctcgttttcgttttctggttggcaaactctcgatgcttgtagctgccgcatcgtgagtttgaggggagatgttaaataatatttatgtagtcttatttattaagggtagaatagtactttcagtttgacctatatatactttatttgtatttaggttaacactatgcattcataataaacagattattcagaattgtaGCCTCCTTTTTGTAGTTGATCTCAATTACTTTAACAGCATGAAGGAGATAAATCAATGGTGGGATGAAAGTATGCCGGATAATGATGAAGTGCGGGCAAAGCCATGTAATTTTGAAGAAGAAGCTGAGAAATTAAGCACTGAAGATAACACCGCTGATGTAAATGAAAAGGTATAATTGTTGcccttaatttcttattttgtccTGCCAAGATTAGGAGCTTTTGATTCTTTCTTGATCATTCAGCCAATCTAATATTTTGTAATAAGttgttgattcttttttattattcgatagtttgtGTTAAATTGGAGAGTGTTTTAATGTAATTTAGCATCTTGGACCTATGGTTAATAATCAAAAAACTGTGAATCACAGCACTTATGAAGCATattgtattttgatttacatgtcatgacaagaaaattatAGCATTTCATAACTTCATGTCTGtgtttcaatttatatatacacCTGTGACAAAAAAATCTTTCCAAAGTAGCTTATAGCTTGTAtgaactataaattaaaaatggataTCCCAAACTAGTTATCGAAAGAAGATGCATTGATACACAAAAACTGTAAATCACAACAGCTAGTGAGGTATACCAAAATCTATGATTATACAAATATGCTAGAAGAGGTCTGCAGTTTCTTTTACCTAGCATCTAGCACTGTAACTGTAACATGGTTTACAGAGAATGATTCATCTTGTTTGCTTGAAGATGAATCGGTTTCGAAAGGACTCCTTCCAAGGCAATATCCAGGGGTTCTCGGCTGGGGCATTGTTGCGGTTTCACTGCTCAACATTAACACTGCAGAAGACATTGTTGGTCTATCTTCTGCTTTCTCTTGGACACATAAGAGGCCTACTTGTATGCATCTCAAAACTTCACAAGGGCTATATGAATTGCCAACTGATTTATCTAACACTTCCAATCCCTTCCCATCTTTCCACTGCCTCCACACCTGCAATGTTGCCAGTTCAATTTTTCGTTGAtaaataatttctcattttcaaaGAAAACTGAATACCATATAAATTGCAGCCTTATGATACTTACATGTCCAAGAAGGTTAAGTTCACTGAATGAATGATAAAACCCCCTGTTCTTTTCCCCACATACTATCTCCAAAACCAAAACACCGAAACTGAAAACGTCAGATTTTGCTGAGAATAGTCCATCCATTGCATATTCAGGAGACATATAACCACTACATTAACCAATACAGCAGTCAGCTAAAAAGAGGTAAGCGAGGTTTGCTGCCTTGAAATGAGTTAAAGAAATGTATTTGGGGACTTACTATGTTCCCACTACTCTCACGGTGTTTGCTTGTATTTGATCTCCACCAAACATTCTAGCCATGCCAAAGTCTGATATTTTTGGAGTCCATTCATGATCAAGTAGAATGTTGCTTGCTTTGAGATCCCTGTGGATAATTCTAAATCTGGAATCTTGATGCAGGTACAAAAGTCCTCTAGCAATCCCACAAATTATGTTGAAGCGCCTTTGCCAATTGAGTAAAGAGCTCTTTGCCTTGTCTGTAACAATATGGTTACCAAATTAAGTTGCTTGAATTCAAATCCTATCTATGAGATGCACAGAAACACCAAAGGCTAGAAGGGACTAACTGAAAAGAACAAAATCGAGGCTTCTGTTTTCCATGAACTCATAAATAAGTATCTTCTCATCCTTCTCAACGCAGCAACCAAGCAGTCGAACAAGATTTCTGTGTTGAACCCTTGCAATTAACCTTACCTCATTCTTGAATTCTTCTGTTCCCTGAACAGAATTCTTCGATAGCCTCTTCACCGCTACTTCTTGGCCTTCTACTAGCCTACCCTGGCATTGTCACACATACTTTCTGTCAGGATCACATGATTGGTCTGCATTAAAGCTAAtgaaatttgtttctttcttttttatcctgcGTTATGGTATCATTACGAAGAATTTACCTTGTGAACACGACCAAAACCACcttctcctagtttattttcGTCAGCGAAATTGTTGGTAGCAGTTGCTATTGTGCTAAAATCTAACAGTGGCAGTTCTAATTCATCTGGGCTTCTTTCACCTGTGTAGTCTTTCTTACTTATAACCACCCCATTTAGCAAGAAATCTTGGCTTCTATCTTGAGGACCTGGGTTTGGACATAGAAAGACAAATGCAAGAGGGATAAATTTATTACAGCTATGTAGATATGCAAAACTTTTCCTTACtgattcttgaaattaatttcatgtcACCTTTCTGTGGTGTATTTCCATTACATACACTCAGCAATCTCTTCCTCTTCCATATGGAAAAGCCACTCAGTGCTAATATCAAAATGCCAATGCCAACAGCAATGCCAATAATGATAGTGCCAGCACTGCTTCCATCACCTGAAAACAACAAATTAGTAAGTTCAAGTTTATGTTTTAACCTAGACAAGTTCCACAATTTAATGTCAAGGGTGTTCGTGGCCTTGACTTGAAGATCCTCTAAGGCGTATGATACTCACTTTAACATTCTCTAAATCCATCACACCCTCAAATTCTCGCCAACGTAGTTAAGACCATGTTAGAAATTTGTACACTTGACCTAACACTGACTAACAAGTAGTAATTTTTTACAATTCTGGGGCATGAGAGAGTGGAAACAAGACTCCTTCGTGGGTCACCTACTTGCTTTTCTGCTGTTGCTTTCTTCCACAGTGGGAAAAAGCTTCATTGTAGCCGTGATTTCTGCTAGCCATATACAGTTCACTTTAAGGTCATTTAAGGCCATATATCAAAGAAGTTCCTCACAACACAGCAATGCAAGGGCCAAATTTACATGGGGTTACTCTGAGATCCTAAACAATTCACTGTTTTGACTATGAGCATGCAATTTCCTAGCAAATGAGCAAGATGGGATCACAATTGAACAGAATATACGTTTGGACAACAACATTTTCCAAATTATACTAGCCAGGTAAGCCTGAAATGTGGCTGGACATCAACCTAACTCAACTAAATCCAGGAACACAAATTGCCTAAACAACTGAGATATTATATTCTTCCCTACAATTCATATGTAGCTGTCAGCTCTAAGCATCTACAAAGGTTACAAGGCTGACGTTATGGAAAGGAAAAACAGCTTGTGGGGTCGAAATCAATAATTATCCCCACCTAAAGTATTTAACATCAATCTCAAGTTTGAAAAGCAAGGGAATGCAAAGGACTATCAATCCTGGCTCAGTATCAACCTACCAAGAGCCTGTTTGACAGTGTAGTAatagttgctttttaaatagctttttatgctgaaatacatgccaataatattttttcattttttaaaaattatttttgacatcagcacatcaaaacaatccaaaaagtataaaccgcactcaattttagccaaaaaaaaattaaaatttagtcaAATACAGGTTCAATCACAGAGCCAAACAGGCTCCAAGTCAATAATGCCAGGCCTTGAGCGTTGGGATTTATTAAGCCGATCAAATGGGGCCCCCTTGACCATAATATGTCCTCAGAATAGCTCAGCTTGTCACATCAACTCGATAATACCAAACTCCAAACTCAAGGTTTGAATGAGCAAGAGATATCTTGTTCTGGCTAAGTGATTGAAACGTGTTTTTTAAtgtgtataaattattttagtacgatgtaaaaataatttttaaaaaataaaaaaatattattttaatatattttcaagtaaaaaatattttaaaaacaatagttATTAGACTCTTAgtagaaaacattatttttttactaaaataacatcatttaaaatattattgttttttttttaaatcaaaacttaaCATATCAATTCACGAGTAGGTTGCATCTTATAaatatgctttaaaaaattatttcgttTTCATATCACAGACTTGCCTTTTTTAGGTGGGGATAACACACTTATTTAAGCAACTATTATTACATAAGCTTTCATAAAAGGGACAGCTATGTATTCTCACCATTACAATTATACAAAAACTTAACCCTCACAGCCAACTCCATCGTCGTCCAATTTAAGCTACACCCATATCCTAACCATGGTCTAATAACAGATGGTGGCTAGCCACTATTGACACCTTGTTAGCAAACTTTCTGGTTTCGGTTTCAACATTGTCAAGCCAGCTTCCATAGACTAATAAGTATGTTTcgcagtgtggtagtggttgctttttaaataacttttcgtgccgaaatatatgcaaatgatgtttttttattttttaaaaatcatttttgatatcaacacatcaaaacaatccaaaacatacaaattatattaaattttaacaaaaaaaacaaaaaaaaaattgaattttttgggaacacGGTTTACACCGCATTCCCAGACGGTTTCTAAaacttaagtattttttatattttttataatttaaatgtattaatataaaaaaataaacatacttaATTCTTTTTCGAGgaatctaaagttttttttttccttttgccaGGGTCCATCAAAACTGGCAAGTAATGATATCGACCTATTCAAACAAGTGGATCCCACTTAACGGTAGGATCCAAAATACCAAATAATGGACggctagtaaaaaaaaaaggactcgTTCATACCCATGTCGATGTGATTATTAAttgcaattaaaacaaaaaaaatgtgttcCATGCAAATCTTGGCACAATacaatttggttttttcttgtcAATGTTCACTTGGGAGTTGAACAAGATGTCTTTGGCCTTTTTGGTCTTCAAAAACAGGCAACAATACCAGTCTTGGATTACAAGGTGAGTGCAAACTCATAGACCCACTAATGCAATGGTAGTTTCCTTGCATCCCCACCATTTATTACCTAACATGAGAGATTTAATGTTGCTGACCTAACACCATTTCTTTCGTACACCAGCTTTGATAAtctaaattcatatattttctctAGTTTATTAAACTAgtggaaatttaaaaaaaaaatcccatgaaTCTAATTCATGTTAATGTCACATATGTGGTTTAACTTGATTATGTGAAACAATTCCTTGTCAAATAATATACATTTGACATCCTAGCTCAACAATTTATGAGAAATTAGAGGATTttaagaagaataataatagtaaaacaaaaggaagtagTAGAAACTAAAGAGAGAGTTATGAACATACCTATGTCGGAAGCTGCCAATCTTACATAGAGATCTTGTCCACCTTTTGGATATTGTCTCATGTCAAAGAGTTCACCAGTCCAAAACACACAGCCAGAGCCTCCATTGCTGATATTTGAGTTAGCATAAGCAGTACAAGAACAATTTCTTGAGCACATCAATTCACAATCCTTGAGACTCGTATTCCTGTCTACATATGTGGTTTCGCTCTCTGGCAATTTCATGTTCCTCATGTGcaaaaatttatctttcaagCAATTCAAATCTGTCCTCCTGACACACCCACTTGACCCATCTCTCAAATTCCACGCTTGAATATTCTTGGGCTGAAAACCCTTCATACACTTGCAAACTGGTGAAGCATTTGAGTCACATATACCATATGGACCACACTCTCTGTAATCGTCACATTGATCTTTTGGTGCGTACCAAAACTGACTCCATTGTTGTGTCTCTGGAACCCAGGCAAATCTTTGAAGAAGCCCAGATGAAGTGACACTCAATCTTGAATATAAACTCTTGTTCGATATGTGGAAGGAATAGTATACCTCATCTTGATTGGTAATAAAATTGAAGCTCATGTAATCAACAGGCTCCATTTCTGGCACACCACTAAATCTTTGTCCATTCCATGGTCCACTTCTATACTTTATTTCTTgatctttcaataaaaaagctTCAGGGAATCCATGATACTCTAGcttgaaagaaaaatcaccTGTACCAGGATCATCACTGCTTTTCCAGGAACGCAAGAACCTGTTTACACCTGTGTTTAGATCCCAACCGAACTTCATATCAGGTAATAAAGTATCAGTTGGATAGTCAAAGCTTTGCCATAAAAACTGACCACTGTCACTTTCTTGATCTCTTAGTACTAGATTTCCTGAATCTAACAACTGCATAACTGGGTTTCTTGCATTGGTTTGATTGGATGACCATATGAGATTCTCTGCCCGATCAAaaagaacaatgctttgattTAAGATTTTGAAGGTCCCAGAGGAGTTTGTGAGGGGGTTATCTCTGTTAGCTACCCAGACATAAGTTCTTGGTATGTTCTTGTACCATATCCCCACATACCAGTTTCTTGAATTGCCTGGAGTGAAGAATCCAAGCTCAAAATCCTGGCTTGTGGAGATGAGGGTTTGGCCATTAACAAGAGATTCTGTTGCTGTTAAGGTGTCTAAAGATGAGGCAAATTTTGAGGTGAAGAAAGAAAGGATTGTGAAGAACAACAAAGTGGTGATGGAACAATGGTGTCTTGTTGTTATAGATTTCATGCTTCACTTTGGTGTTGTTTGCTCTCTCTTGTGTGTTCTTACAGACATTTGGATTTGGGCTGTTCTGGTTTCTTTATCTTGAAGACATTTGGTAATGGTTGATAGGAAGAGAAAAAAGCCGACTGTTTTGGACTTGGATGCATGTGTACTTGATTGTTTAcacttttgctttttttaatgtcttggtattttttatatcttctttGAAAATGTTATATCAAGAGttgaatgcattttttttatttcttattttattttacagtaAGATAGACAAAAGAGTTGCCTTGAAATTGTGTTACAGATATGTTTTATgagaacttgattttttatatatttttttaggttgttttaatatgttgaatttaaaaataaaaaaaattattttaatatatttctgaataaaaaatattttaaaaagtaatcattaCTACACTTTCAAACTCCTTCAAAGTATAATcgagtaataatatttataaaaaatatataaagcatGGACGTTTCATTGTAACACTAGATATAATTTACTGTGGATTACTATagtgaaattatctttttatccttttatctttgggtggaaaaaaaaagtcataaacgTGGGGTGCTTTAGTCTTTTTCATTGGCTCATTggtcaataaaatattattgggttgtatgttattctttttcaattttttataataaaaatatgtttttactcTCAAgatcaacaaaatttaaagttgTTGACCGaaagtttttttactttttataggcTTTTAAACAGTaagcatatttttttactcCTAAGATCAAAAAACTATTAAGTTGTTCGTCAAgagtgtttttggtttttcccCTAGTCTTATACAATTAAAATACATTATTGAcaatagaaaagacaaaaaaaaaaagtttgtattATATGGTACTCATGTACTTttacacaagtttttttttttaattaataaggtcatggaaattattttagtattttcatgtttacttttaatttttattcaataaagcTATTGGCACGTGCTTATTATCTGCCGGCAAGTGGGTGGGGTCCATGTCATTTGAGCGTTGCGTGCGACACCATCTAGTGCTCAAACATGACCTTTCATCATATCTTTGAAAGCGCCACcatgttctttttcttattgTGTTGAGTGTGACGGCATATAATAATCGAATTGTAATCAGtggtatttttttctctctctctcctgccaaaaaaaagcacaattgtcctctcttttttttcaatttttgtcctcattcttttgatttctattttatttttattacttttataacaattttgtttgttttcaatttaatccttcagtTACAATTtctcatacatttttttttcatttcagtccttattctttttatttttaatttatttcctttgcccttttgttaaaattttattggatttcaatttcatctttcaatcaaagttctttgtttttcctttttcaatttcaatcctcattttttttttatttgttcttattcttttttataaaagttttgttttttttcaattaagtccttcaattaaaatttcccatatgttttttttattttggtccttattctttttatttttaatttatttccttggcccttttattaatgttttatttgctttcaatttcattctttaattaaagtttatgttgttttattttttctaattcaacccccattcttttaatttgtttttctttttgttaaagctatttttcaattcaatttaaccctccaattaaaattttttgtttgtcctctaatttatttatttttttaattttattttcacctccattcttttaattaaagtttttttagatctttttgagtgattgatttttttcctgaatTTATCTTTCGatgtttgatttgttagggATTTGGCTTCGTATTTTTTTCATCTGTGGTGCTTCTAGTCTAATTACCTGagttacgagtttgaaaagttaatgttgttcagcatgttttttttctcattttcttttacgaTCTTATTGTTCTgcattagtttcttttttaaatattgattttgtaattatctttgttttatatgagtTTATATCAGTCTCATGATCTATGTCATGAGTTTTACATACCTTTTTTGAtttgtgtttctatttttatttttattatcttttattgatttaaataaacaagtatAATAAACACAATCGGGTAAGTTTTTCATTCtatgtaatttaatattttaatctaaatcCATCTCTCAATCTTTTGAATTTCTCTTCTGGTTAttattgacaattttttttcatatttatttacatatatgattattgatttatttaattagatacttTATAGACTTTTCAATttacaatttgaatttttttatgtaaaaaaacacattaaaatagcCTGCATACCTGATGTTTgttttggaaaacaaaaaagttcACAACCTAGGATGGAGCGCAAGTTAAATAGGTAGTtaatataaaatccaatttCAATTCACGAGTTTCATGCAATCAGATATTAAGATTAAATCCatctttttgatatttttttaaatcaaaattatacatattgaaaccaaataatttattaaaaaaatattttcttataatctaTTTCATGgtttgaagaattaatttgtATTCTTAATTATTGAGCTAATACTCACAATGATATCATTAtacgaaataaaataaaaagaaaaacaaagcataAAACAGTTGGATTGAGTTTATTTGTGCCTAGTCGGGTTTCTTCAAGGATTTAATAAGTgaaattattcattttcttaatcATCAAGCTAATTCTTGCAATAATAtcattatttgaaatatatataaaaaatggaaaTCCTATGTTTGGGAAAATTGGGATTCTTGAGGGGTTTGGTGAGGGTGATAATCGGGAGAAGGTGACCTAACTTTCAACTTTTGCTTTTTGTAGAATATTGTTGGTGGAAAGagtaagataattaatattcatgaaTGGCTTTGGATTTGTGACTGTGAAAGGGTCACGGTTATATTTACAAACTTGTTTCCCCACCACCTAGCAgtgcttaaaattaaaaattggttaatctataatatttatattatctaattaaattttatttgtcaaaatcagataataaaaatattaaaaataataatagattaaaaaatctagtaaattaataaatcaaatgtattAGATAAcatgtcaaaatatttaaaacctgATTAAAATAAcccaatttatatattttat
It contains:
- the LOC7495286 gene encoding receptor-like serine/threonine-protein kinase SD1-8 — protein: MKSITTRHHCSITTLLFFTILSFFTSKFASSLDTLTATESLVNGQTLISTSQDFELGFFTPGNSRNWYVGIWYKNIPRTYVWVANRDNPLTNSSGTFKILNQSIVLFDRAENLIWSSNQTNARNPVMQLLDSGNLVLRDQESDSGQFLWQSFDYPTDTLLPDMKFGWDLNTGVNRFLRSWKSSDDPGTGDFSFKLEYHGFPEAFLLKDQEIKYRSGPWNGQRFSGVPEMEPVDYMSFNFITNQDEVYYSFHISNKSLYSRLSVTSSGLLQRFAWVPETQQWSQFWYAPKDQCDDYRECGPYGICDSNASPVCKCMKGFQPKNIQAWNLRDGSSGCVRRTDLNCLKDKFLHMRNMKLPESETTYVDRNTSLKDCELMCSRNCSCTAYANSNISNGGSGCVFWTGELFDMRQYPKGGQDLYVRLAASDIGDGSSAGTIIIGIAVGIGILILALSGFSIWKRKRLLSVCNGNTPQKGPQDRSQDFLLNGVVISKKDYTGERSPDELELPLLDFSTIATATNNFADENKLGEGGFGRVHKGRLVEGQEVAVKRLSKNSVQGTEEFKNEVRLIARVQHRNLVRLLGCCVEKDEKILIYEFMENRSLDFVLFNKAKSSLLNWQRRFNIICGIARGLLYLHQDSRFRIIHRDLKASNILLDHEWTPKISDFGMARMFGGDQIQANTVRVVGTYGYMSPEYAMDGLFSAKSDVFSFGVLVLEIVCGEKNRGFYHSFSELNLLGHVWRQWKDGKGLEVLDKSVGNSYSPCEVLRCIQVGLLCVQEKAEDRPTMSSAVLMLSSETATMPQPRTPGYCLGRSPFETDSSSSKQDESFSVNHVTVTVLDAR